In Melopsittacus undulatus isolate bMelUnd1 chromosome 6, bMelUnd1.mat.Z, whole genome shotgun sequence, the following proteins share a genomic window:
- the MYNN gene encoding myoneurin, producing the protein MQYSHHCEHLLERLNKQREAGFLCDCTVVIGEFQFKAHRNVLASFSEYFGAFYRDASDNNVVLDQTQVKADGFQKLLEFIYTGILNLDSWNVKEIHQAADYLKVEEVVTKCKIKMEDFAFIANPSSTETSSITGNIEMNQQTCLLTLQDYNNQEKADTASAEFVQPQAKKAALEKKSPQTKKRKKNFSSPKSIQNKSVQYENDVTENASIERFLDANKLATQITEQAAQGSDNSELQLASVVESETLAARDILVQTIAAKQKRGKPQQGCALKEHCMSNVASEKTTYQLESTAEELDQKYSKAKPVCNTCGKVFSEASSLRRHMRIHKGVKPYVCQLCGKAFTQCNQLKTHVRTHTGEKPYKCELCDKGFAQKCQLVFHSRMHHGEEKPYKCDVCNLQFATSSNLKIHARKHSGEKPYVCDRCGQRFAQASTLTYHVRRHTGEKPYVCDSCGKAFAVSSSLITHSRKHTGEKPYICGICEKSFISSGELNKHFRSHTGERPFICEMCGNSYTDIKNLKKHKTKVHTGSETPPDSNTLDNSFNEQESIQSQKSPLPESIDVKPSEMSLALPLPIGSEDHQMLLPVTGSQSPSSETLLRSAVTGYSEPQFIFLQQLY; encoded by the exons ATGCAGTATTCCCATCACTGTGAGCACCTTCTAGAGAGACTGAACAAGCAGCGAGAAGCTGGTTTTCTGTGTGACTGCACTGTTGTTATTGGTGAATTCCAGTTCAAAGCACACAGGAACGTGCTTGCCTCCTTCAGCGAGTACTTCGGCGCCTTTTACAGAGATGCGTCTGACAATAACGTCGTTTTGGATCAGACTCAAGTGAAAGCTGACGGATTCCAGAAACTCCTGGAATTTATTTATACAGGAATTTTAAACCTTGACAG CTGGAATGTTAAAGAAATTCACCAGGCCGCGGACTATCTCAAAGTGGAAGAAGTGGTCactaaatgcaaaattaagaTGGAGGACTTTGCTTTTATTGCCAATCCCTCTTCTACAGAGACATCTAGTATCACTGGAAACATCGAGATGAATCAACAGACTTGCCTTCTGACTCTCCAAGATTACAATAACCAGGAGAAAGCAGAcactgcttctgcagagtttgTTCAACCACAGgcaaagaaagcagctttggaaaagaaatctcCTCAGACCAAAAAGCGAAAGAAGAATTTCAGCTCCCCCAAAAGCATACAGAATAAATCTGTACAGTATGAGAACGATGTGACTGAGAACGCATCCATTGAGAGGTTTTTAGATGCAAATAAGCTGGCCACACAGATaacagaacaggctgcccagggcagtgataaCTCTGAACTACAGCTGGCATCAGTGGTGGAAAGTGAAACGCTGGCAGCCCGGGATATCCTAGTTCAGACTATTGCTGCAAAACAGAAGCGGGGAAAGCCTCAGCAAGGCTGCGCACTGAAGGAGCACTGTATGTCTAACGTAGCCAGCGAAAAGACCACTTACCAGCTGGAGAGCACAGCAGAAGAGCTCGACCAGAAGTATTCCAAAGCTAAACCAGTGTGTAACACCTGTGGAAAAGTCTTTTCAGAAGCTAGTAGCCTCCGTCGCCACATGAGAATACACAAAGGAGTGAAACCGTATGTGTGTCAGCTCTGTGGGAAGGCATTCACTCAGTGCAATCAGTTGAAAACACATGTAAGGACTCACACAG GGGAGAAGCCATACAAATGTGAACTCTGCGACAAAGGCTTTGCTCAGAAGTGCCAGTTAGTGTTCCACAGTCGGATGCACCACGGAGAAGAGAAACCGTACAAATGTGATGTGTGCAACCTGCAGTTTGCGACTTCAAGCAATCTGAAAATTCATGCCAG GAAGCACAGTGGGGAGAAGCCGTATGTGTGCGATCGCTGCGGCCAGCGGTTTGCTCAGGCCAGCACGCTCACCTACCACGTGCGCCGCCATACAGGGGAGAAGCCCTACGTATGTGACAGCTGTGGAAAAGCCTTTGCTGTCTCCAGTTCTCTCATTACCCATTCCCGAAAACACACAG GAGAGAAGCCATATATCTGCGGCATTTGtgaaaaaagttttatttcctctggAGAGCTCAATAAACATTTTCGGTCCCATACAG gtgAAAGACCATTTATCTGTGAAATGTGTGGGAATTCTTACACAGATATAAAAAATCTTaagaagcacaaaacaaaagtTCACACAG gaTCAGAAACTCCCCCTGATTCTAATACACTTGATAACTCTTTCAATGAACAAGAATCCATTCAGAGTCAGAAAAGTCCCTTACCGGAGTCTATAGATGTGAAACCCTCTGAGATGTCTTTAGCACTTCCTCTTCCCATTGGGAGTGAAGACCATCAGATGCTGCTTCCTGTGACGGGTAGTCAGTCTCCTTCATCAGAAACATTACTAAGATCTGCTGTGACTGGATATTCAGAACCtcagtttattttcttgcagCAGTTGTACTGA